One segment of Pueribacillus theae DNA contains the following:
- a CDS encoding nucleotide modification associated domain-containing protein — translation MSRRKQTKYFQDAVMDHITELADTLIRKQIDYGPNAISRFGMDGIVIRISDKLERLINLTQLKSEPEVDESVEDTLRDMAGYAILGLMVLEGNFPLPIKQKEQV, via the coding sequence ATGTCGAGAAGAAAGCAGACTAAATATTTCCAAGATGCCGTAATGGATCATATTACTGAACTCGCTGACACACTGATTCGAAAACAAATTGATTACGGGCCGAACGCTATTTCACGATTTGGAATGGACGGAATCGTAATTCGTATATCAGATAAACTGGAACGGCTTATCAATCTAACGCAGCTTAAATCCGAGCCTGAAGTGGATGAAAGTGTTGAGGACACGTTAAGAGATATGGCTGGATACGCCATACTTGGACTAATGGTACTTGAAGGCAACTTTCCGCTACCGATCAAACAAAAAGAACAGGTATAA
- a CDS encoding FHA domain-containing protein — MEKHLVITWDHENKKFDVNAVGNPTFVEAVGVLELAKITLFNDQTTLTKEEEETEDVEKKAD, encoded by the coding sequence GTGGAAAAGCATTTAGTCATCACATGGGATCATGAGAACAAGAAGTTTGATGTAAATGCAGTTGGAAATCCGACATTTGTAGAAGCCGTCGGAGTGTTGGAATTAGCCAAAATCACGTTGTTTAACGATCAAACAACCCTTACAAAAGAAGAGGAGGAAACTGAAGATGTCGAGAAGAAAGCAGACTAA
- the dut gene encoding dUTP diphosphatase — MSKARRLRVKAKPEDFERQHDDDAGFDLRAKEEVTLIEGKPKLVKTNVFVEIPKNHVGLVMIRSSLGMKGITLANSVGVIDSGYRGEVGLIMVSLSGNQTVFAGDRVAQMLIVPLQPVNVEYVKQLKGSERGEGGFGSTGKS; from the coding sequence ATGAGCAAAGCTAGAAGATTACGAGTAAAAGCAAAACCCGAAGATTTCGAGAGGCAGCATGATGATGACGCAGGATTCGATTTAAGGGCAAAAGAAGAAGTGACATTGATTGAAGGAAAGCCAAAATTAGTCAAAACAAATGTCTTTGTTGAAATCCCGAAAAACCATGTCGGTCTTGTCATGATTCGTTCCAGCCTGGGAATGAAAGGAATCACGCTCGCTAACTCGGTAGGCGTAATTGACAGTGGTTACCGGGGAGAGGTTGGCCTGATTATGGTTTCGTTGTCTGGAAACCAGACCGTATTCGCTGGAGACAGAGTAGCGCAAATGCTAATCGTCCCGCTACAGCCAGTCAATGTGGAATACGTGAAACAGCTAAAAGGAAGTGAACGTGGTGAAGGCGGCTTCGGGAGTACAGGAAAATCATAA